The proteins below are encoded in one region of Gopherus flavomarginatus isolate rGopFla2 chromosome 12, rGopFla2.mat.asm, whole genome shotgun sequence:
- the BTBD17 gene encoding BTB/POZ domain-containing protein 17 translates to MAGLLGARPAVPRRGGCSWATFLLLLLPVQAAQKADLSGEAAGATINHSLALIHRLQELLQDGNTSDTTLRVRTAGSDEVKVFHTHQLLLALQSEAFESLLHNQTMVTLHEPADNAALFEKFIRYLYCGEISILLHQAIPLHRLASKYRVSMLQRGVAEYMKSHLASESSQGHVVGWYHYAVKIRDVGLQESCLQFLAWNLSAIMGGAEWATVSAELLVLLLERSDLVLQSELELYAAVEEWLGRKQPEAPVVVKVLRSIRYAMIPPSHLFHLQKQSAVMVRHYGAIQDLLFQAFQFHSTSPIHFAKYFDVNCSMFLPRNYLSSSWGSPWVINNPARDDRSTSFQTQLGPSNHDASKRVTWNVLFSPRWLPVSLRPVYSDSVSGAIQSIRIEDGRPRLVITPAMTSSDFAGVSFQKTVLVGVRQQGRIFVKHAYSFHQSTDELADFLAHADLQKRTSEYLIDNSLHLHLVVKPVYHSLIKVRK, encoded by the exons ATGGCTGGGCTGCTGGGGGCCAGGCCAGCCGTGCCCCGGCgagggggctgcagctgggccaccttCCTGCTGCTCCTACTCCCTGTCCAAGCAG CCCAGAAAGCGGATCTCAGCGGCGAGGCCGCCGGGGCCACCATTAACCACTCGCTGGCGCTGATCCACCGgctgcaggagctgctgcaggatgGCAACACCAGCGACACCACGCTGCGGGTGCGCACCGCCGGCTCCGACGAGGTCAAGGTCTTCCACACCCACCAGCTGCTCCTGGCCCTACAGAGCGAAGCCTTCGAGAGCCTCCTGCACAACCAGACCATGGTGACACTGCACGAGCCGGCTGACAACGCTGCGCTCTTCGAGAAGTTCATcag GTATCTGTATTGCGGGGAGATCTCCATCCTGCTGCACCAGGCCATCCCTCTGCACCGGCTCGCTAGCAAATACCGCGTCTCCATGCTCCAGCGCGGGGTGGCTGAGTACATGAAAAGCCACCTGGCCAGCGAGTCCAGCCAGGGCCACGTGGTCGGCTGGTATCACTACGCAGTGAAGATCAGGGACGTGGGCTTGCAGGAGAGCTGCCTGCAGTTCCTGGCCTGGAACCTCTCGGCCATCATGGGCGGCGCCGAGTGGGCCACGGTCAGCGCggagctgctggtgctgctgctggagcgCTCCGACCTGGTGCTGCAGAGCGAGCTGGAGCTGTACGCCGCCGTCGAGGAGTGGCTGGGCCGCAAGCAGCCCGAAGCCCCTGTGGTGGTGAAGGTGCTGCGCTCCATCCGCTACGCCATGATCCCCCCCAGCCACCTGTTTCACCTGCAGAAGCAGTCGGCGGTGATGGTGCGGCACTATGGGGCCATCCAGGACCTGCTCTTCCAGGCCTTCCAGTTCCACTCCACCTCCCCCATCCACTTCGCCAAGTACTTCGACGTCAACTGCAGCATGTTCCTGCCCCGGAACTACCtctccagctcctggggctccCCGTGGGTCATCAACAACCCGGCCCGCGATGACCGCAGCACCAGCTTCCAAACCCAGCTGGGCCCCAGCAACCATGACGCCAGCAAGCGGGTGACCTGGAACGTCCTCTTCTCCCCACGCTGGCTGCCCGTCAGCCTGCGCCCCGTCTACTCGGACTCTGTCTCTGGAGCCATCCAGTCCATCCGGATCGAGGACGGGCGGCCCCGGCTGGTGATCACCCCGGCTATGACCAGCTCTGACTTCGCGGGCGTCAGCTTCCAGAAGACCGTCCTGGTGGGGGTGCGGCAGCAGGGGCGAATCTTCGTGAAACACGCGTACAGCTTCCACCAGAGCACGGACGAGCTGGCTGATTTCCTGGCACACGCCGACCTGCAGAAGCGCACCTCCGAGTACCTGATCGACAACTCCCTGCACCTGCACCTGGTTGTCAAGCCCGTCTACCACTCGCTGATCAAGGTCAGGAAGTAG